The window GCACGCGCTGCCTCCGCGCTGAATCACCCGAACATCATCACGATCCACGAGGTAGGCTCTGAGGCCGGCTTTCGTTTCATCGCTACTGAATTCATCGAAGGCGAAACCGTACGCCAGCGCCTGAGACGTGAGCGGCTGGGCTTGCGTGAAGCCCTCGATGTGGCCAGTCAGGTCGCCGGCGCCCTGGCGTCGGCCCATCGCGCCGGAATAGTTCATAGAGACATCAAGCCTGAGAACGTGATGCTGCGTCCAGATGGAATCGCCAAGGTGCTCGACTTTGGCGTCGTCAAGCTCACCGAAAAGTTTGCCGAGCACCTGTCGGGGCCGCAACCCCCCGGGTCTGAAGACAAATCCGAAGACAAAGAGGTGGCTACGCTGGGACTCGTCACCACCGAGGCAAACATCGTGATGGGAAGCCCCAACTATATGTCGCCAGAGCAGGCGCGGGGGTTCGCCGTCGATGCCAGAACCGACGTCTTTAGCCTCGGCGCGCTGACCTACGAAATGCTCACTGGATCTATGCCCTTCAAGGGCGCTTCGGTCAGCGACGTGATCGTGTCGATACTCGAACGGCAGCCTCCGCCGCTTTCGGAGTGCTTACCGGAAGCGCCACCCAACCTGCAGGCCATCGTGACTAAGGCGCTCGCGAAGGACAGAGAATCGCGATATCAGAATGTCGACGATCTGCTCGACGATCTCAAGCGACTGATGCGCAGGTTAGACCTCGAAACAGGCCTCGATGATTACCCGCGCGCGGGCAACAGGGACGCAACCGGTCAAACCGGACAAGCGCGATCGACCGGTCAGGAGTTCTCTGTTCGAAGCGATCAAGTCCTGACAGTCCGGGCAACGTCGAGCGCCGAGTACCTGGTCACTGAAATCAAACGTCACAGGCGCGGTTTCCTGCTTGCTTCGATGCTGACCCTGATCATCGCCGCGGTCATTGCTTATTTCACTCTTTCCGGCGGGTCACATCCGATCGACTCGATTGCGGTGTTGCCGTTCGCAAACATGAGCGCGGATGCCAACACCGAATACCTGAGCGAAGGTTTGACCGAGAGCCTTATCAACAACCTTTCGCAGTCGCACAAGCTGAAGGTGATGTCGCGCAACTCAGTCTTCAAGTACAAGGGTCAGGAAGCCAACGCTAAGGCCGTCGCCCGCGAACTTGGCGTACACGGCGTGTTGACGGGGAGAATCGTTCAGCGCGGCGAAGACATCTCTATCAATGTCGCGCTGATCGACGCGCGAGACGACACACAAGTTTGGGGCGCGCAGTACAATCGCCGGCTATCAGACCTGTTTACGCTGCAGGAGGAGATCGCAAGACAAGTCTCCGAGAAGCTTCAACTCCGCTTGAGCGGCGA is drawn from Acidobacteriota bacterium and contains these coding sequences:
- a CDS encoding protein kinase, which translates into the protein MLRENTVISHYRILSRIGAGGMGEVYLAEDTLLGRRVALKLLLAEFNSDEDRLRRFEQEARAASALNHPNIITIHEVGSEAGFRFIATEFIEGETVRQRLRRERLGLREALDVASQVAGALASAHRAGIVHRDIKPENVMLRPDGIAKVLDFGVVKLTEKFAEHLSGPQPPGSEDKSEDKEVATLGLVTTEANIVMGSPNYMSPEQARGFAVDARTDVFSLGALTYEMLTGSMPFKGASVSDVIVSILERQPPPLSECLPEAPPNLQAIVTKALAKDRESRYQNVDDLLDDLKRLMRRLDLETGLDDYPRAGNRDATGQTGQARSTGQEFSVRSDQVLTVRATSSAEYLVTEIKRHRRGFLLASMLTLIIAAVIAYFTLSGGSHPIDSIAVLPFANMSADANTEYLSEGLTESLINNLSQSHKLKVMSRNSVFKYKGQEANAKAVARELGVHGVLTGRIVQRGEDISINVALIDARDDTQVWGAQYNRRLSDLFTLQEEIARQVSEKLQLRLSGEDQKQLTKRYTGNAEAYQLYLKGRFYWNKRTEETMKKGVDYFNQAIEKDPAYALAYAGLADCYALLYEYSAAPSRDLYPKAKAAAMRALELDDNLAEAHTSLAAAYEYEWNWEEVERQYTKAIQLNPNYGTAHHWYSAYLISRKRFDEAISEARRALELDPLSLIINTALGRALHSARRYDEAIEQLRKTVDMDPSFAEAHFHLALAHEGKGAYEDAIREFEKSLELFGDKSMKAWVARVYAESGKKQQALKALAEVMALSRREQASPFAIATLYAVLGDKDRAFEWLEKLYTERNYYVVFLNVDPALDGLRDDPRFADLLRRIGLV